In Agromyces sp. G08B096, a genomic segment contains:
- a CDS encoding lycopene cyclase domain-containing protein, whose translation MTYAAVCAVFLAVALVVTALSWRAAPHGHAAALAWAATGLVVLTAVFDTVMIAASLFDYAGELISGVRIGLAPIEDFAYPIAALLVCTSVWNLLGRTRRPAPTAARDEVEDAA comes from the coding sequence GTGACCTACGCCGCCGTGTGCGCAGTTTTCCTTGCCGTCGCCCTCGTGGTCACCGCCCTCTCCTGGCGGGCCGCGCCGCACGGGCACGCGGCCGCGCTCGCCTGGGCGGCCACGGGCCTGGTCGTGCTCACGGCGGTCTTCGACACCGTGATGATCGCCGCCAGCCTCTTCGACTACGCCGGCGAGCTGATCTCCGGCGTGCGGATCGGCCTCGCCCCCATCGAGGACTTCGCCTACCCGATCGCGGCGCTCCTCGTGTGCACTTCGGTGTGGAACCTCCTCGGCCGAACCCGGCGGCCGGCGCCCACGGCCGCCCGCGACGAAGTAGAGGACGCCGCATGA
- a CDS encoding prenyltransferase has product MSASPTTTAPRGSLLRDLLVASRPLSWINTAFPFAAAYLLTTREVDTALIVGTLFFLVPYNLAMYGINDVFDYASDARNPRKGGAEGALLRPARHRTTILAAVGLCVPFVVWLVLLGGPASWLVLAVSLFAVAAYSVPGLRFKEVPFLDSLTSSVHFVSPAVYGLALAGASVTPQLVALLAAFLAWGIASHAFGAVQDVVPDREGGIASVATVLGARATVRFAIGMWLLAGALMLLTAWPGPLAALLALPYIAAAWPYRRVTDADSGSANAGWRRFLWINYACGFAVTMLLIWSAVLTA; this is encoded by the coding sequence ATGAGCGCGAGTCCGACCACGACCGCGCCACGCGGGAGCCTGCTGCGCGACCTGCTCGTCGCCTCGCGCCCGCTCAGCTGGATCAACACCGCCTTCCCGTTCGCCGCCGCGTATCTGCTGACCACGCGCGAGGTCGACACCGCGCTGATCGTCGGCACGCTGTTCTTCCTCGTGCCGTACAACCTCGCGATGTACGGCATCAACGACGTCTTCGACTACGCCTCCGACGCCCGCAATCCGCGCAAGGGCGGCGCGGAGGGCGCGCTGCTGCGCCCCGCGCGCCACCGGACGACGATCCTCGCCGCGGTCGGCCTGTGCGTGCCCTTCGTGGTGTGGCTCGTCCTCCTCGGCGGACCGGCGTCCTGGCTCGTGCTCGCCGTGAGCCTCTTCGCCGTCGCGGCCTACTCGGTGCCGGGGCTGCGGTTCAAGGAGGTGCCCTTCCTCGACTCCCTCACCTCGAGCGTGCACTTCGTCTCGCCGGCCGTGTACGGCCTCGCGCTGGCGGGGGCATCCGTCACGCCGCAGCTGGTCGCCCTGCTCGCCGCCTTCCTCGCCTGGGGCATCGCGAGCCACGCCTTCGGGGCCGTGCAGGACGTGGTGCCCGACCGTGAGGGCGGCATCGCATCGGTGGCGACGGTGCTCGGCGCGCGAGCGACGGTGCGGTTCGCGATCGGGATGTGGCTGCTCGCTGGAGCGCTGATGCTCCTGACCGCGTGGCCCGGACCGCTCGCGGCGCTCCTGGCGCTGCCCTACATCGCGGCGGCGTGGCCGTACCGACGCGTGACCGACGCGGACTCCGGCTCGGCGAACGCCGGCTGGCGGCGCTTCCTCTGGATCAACTACGCCTGCGGCTTCGCCGTCACGATGCTGCTCATCTGGAGCGCGGTGCTCACGGCGTGA
- a CDS encoding GntR family transcriptional regulator yields MTATDATAVGRVAAALRAEILSGDLGAGEPLREEQAAARFGVSRHTVRAAFQRLVAERLAIAEPYRGVRVTSFDRDQIVALQQLRSALEAEAVRIACERFGSAWPAEVLAPAEEALERLDALAEASAHGAPAAAAGSAATDGVPSRAEWLEAERLHADVHRALVEASGSPRIIEAHAGLGSELLLFLLHVRPHYSLAGLAREHRALVADVQRRGPAAIHEHLAHSTRLLVGD; encoded by the coding sequence GTGACGGCGACGGATGCTACGGCCGTCGGCCGGGTCGCGGCCGCGCTGCGCGCCGAGATCCTGAGCGGCGACCTCGGCGCGGGCGAGCCGCTCCGCGAGGAGCAGGCCGCGGCGCGGTTCGGCGTCTCGCGGCACACGGTGCGTGCGGCCTTCCAGCGTCTCGTCGCCGAGCGGCTCGCGATCGCCGAGCCGTACCGCGGGGTCCGGGTGACGAGTTTCGACCGCGATCAGATCGTCGCCCTGCAGCAGCTCCGGTCGGCGCTCGAGGCCGAGGCGGTCCGGATCGCCTGCGAACGGTTCGGGTCGGCGTGGCCCGCGGAGGTGCTCGCTCCCGCCGAGGAGGCCCTCGAGCGGCTCGACGCGCTGGCCGAGGCTTCCGCTCATGGGGCGCCCGCCGCCGCCGCCGGTTCCGCGGCGACCGACGGAGTTCCGAGCCGCGCGGAGTGGCTCGAGGCCGAACGGCTCCACGCGGACGTGCACCGGGCGCTCGTGGAGGCATCCGGCAGTCCCCGCATCATCGAAGCGCACGCCGGTCTCGGCAGCGAACTCCTGCTCTTCCTGCTTCACGTGCGGCCGCACTACAGCCTCGCCGGCCTCGCCCGCGAGCACCGCGCCCTGGTCGCCGACGTGCAGCGCCGCGGGCCTGCGGCGATCCACGAGCACCTCGCGCACTCGACGAGGCTGCTCGTCGGCGACTGA
- a CDS encoding phage holin family protein: MADPTNDERSLFTLIGELPDRVSTLVRAEIDQVKAELSYKAKHFGIGSGLFVVALVVLPFLIFTLLAAAIFALALVMPAWAAALVVSGALALIIAVLVWIGIVNFKRGSEPLESIDSLRKDIDAVKGTGDYDRY; the protein is encoded by the coding sequence ATGGCCGATCCGACCAACGACGAACGCTCGCTCTTCACCCTCATCGGCGAACTGCCCGACCGGGTCTCGACCCTGGTGCGCGCCGAGATCGACCAGGTCAAAGCCGAGCTCAGCTACAAGGCCAAGCACTTCGGCATCGGCTCGGGCCTGTTCGTGGTGGCCCTGGTGGTGCTGCCGTTCCTGATCTTCACCCTGCTCGCCGCGGCGATCTTCGCACTCGCCCTCGTGATGCCGGCCTGGGCGGCCGCCCTGGTGGTCTCGGGCGCGCTCGCCCTGATCATCGCCGTGCTGGTGTGGATCGGCATCGTGAACTTCAAGCGCGGCAGCGAGCCGCTGGAATCCATCGACAGCCTCCGCAAAGACATCGACGCCGTGAAGGGAACGGGCGACTATGACCGCTACTGA
- a CDS encoding YtxH domain-containing protein — translation MKGKILFVVGLGVGYVLGTRAGRERYEQIKQAAEKVWNQPSVQQGVGTVTDFAKSKVGDLGEVVLDKAKEFIGSATRSSGATKQDVSRAAASARRGVSSSAKAAKSAVDSAAEAIDDVIEQAADVAGEAAKPAGRTAPRTSPSSRTASSMRKPAASDS, via the coding sequence ATGAAGGGCAAGATCCTCTTCGTCGTCGGGCTGGGCGTCGGCTACGTGCTCGGCACCCGAGCCGGTCGCGAGCGCTACGAGCAGATCAAGCAGGCCGCCGAGAAGGTCTGGAACCAGCCGAGCGTCCAGCAGGGCGTCGGCACGGTCACCGACTTCGCGAAGTCGAAGGTCGGCGACCTCGGCGAGGTCGTGCTCGACAAGGCGAAGGAGTTCATCGGCTCCGCCACGCGGAGTTCCGGCGCGACCAAGCAGGACGTCTCGCGGGCCGCCGCATCGGCGCGCCGCGGCGTCTCGTCCTCGGCGAAGGCGGCGAAGTCGGCCGTCGATTCGGCCGCCGAGGCGATCGACGACGTCATCGAGCAGGCGGCGGATGTCGCCGGCGAGGCCGCGAAGCCCGCCGGGCGAACCGCGCCTCGCACCTCGCCGAGCTCGCGCACCGCGTCGAGCATGCGCAAGCCCGCGGCATCCGATTCCTGA
- the hemG gene encoding protoporphyrinogen oxidase, translated as MSEPAPTADTARTERAADVVVVGGGVAGLVAALECARIGLSVVVLERSGQVGGCVGRIELAGLRLDSGAESFATRGGAVAELIEQLGLAAQVERPNPAGAWLVWGEQEASALRAAPLPKTGVLGIPANPLGDDVRAIIGWKGAARAYLDRLRPILRIGRAVSLGELVRSRMGSAVLDRLVTPISSGVYSADPMDLDVDVVAPGLNEAMTRAGSLSGGVGELVESRRAGGAVLGLRGGMHTLVDALVAELARFGATVVTSAPVTGLVRSGGAAATESVDGASPGWRATAETEGGELVVDARFAIVAAPAAASRPLLATAVDGWADVSSWPDAASVELVTLVLDAPALAAAPRGTGVLVAAGTPGVAAKALTHSSAKWSWVAELAAPHQVVRLSYGRAGGPNPLDGRTDAEVADLALADAAALTGIPLDRSMLVAAGRTAWRDALSHAALGQRDRVRFVEQAIAAVPGLEVTGSWLAGTGLASVVPHARAAAARIRHLAVAGDAGDA; from the coding sequence ATGAGCGAGCCGGCACCGACCGCCGATACCGCCCGTACCGAGCGCGCGGCCGACGTCGTCGTCGTCGGCGGCGGCGTCGCGGGACTCGTGGCGGCGCTCGAGTGCGCCCGCATCGGACTCTCGGTCGTCGTGCTCGAGCGGTCCGGGCAGGTCGGCGGCTGCGTCGGGCGGATCGAGCTCGCGGGACTCCGGCTCGACTCGGGTGCCGAGTCGTTCGCGACGAGGGGCGGCGCCGTCGCCGAGCTCATCGAGCAGCTCGGCCTCGCCGCCCAGGTGGAGCGCCCGAACCCGGCCGGCGCCTGGCTCGTGTGGGGCGAGCAGGAGGCCTCCGCGCTGCGGGCCGCGCCGCTGCCGAAGACCGGCGTCCTCGGCATCCCGGCCAACCCGCTCGGCGACGACGTGCGGGCGATCATCGGCTGGAAGGGCGCCGCCCGCGCCTACCTCGACCGGCTGCGGCCGATCCTCCGCATCGGCCGTGCGGTCAGCCTCGGCGAGCTCGTGCGCTCGCGCATGGGGTCGGCGGTGCTCGACCGGCTCGTCACACCGATCTCCTCCGGCGTCTACTCGGCCGACCCCATGGACCTCGACGTCGACGTCGTCGCCCCCGGCCTCAACGAGGCGATGACCCGGGCGGGCTCGCTGTCGGGCGGCGTGGGCGAGCTCGTCGAGTCGCGCCGCGCGGGCGGCGCCGTGCTCGGCCTGCGCGGCGGCATGCACACCCTCGTCGACGCCCTCGTCGCCGAGCTGGCGCGATTCGGTGCGACCGTCGTGACGTCGGCCCCGGTCACCGGGCTCGTCCGGTCTGGTGGGGCGGCGGCGACGGAATCGGTCGACGGCGCGTCGCCGGGCTGGCGCGCGACCGCGGAGACCGAGGGGGGCGAGCTCGTCGTCGACGCCCGGTTCGCCATCGTCGCGGCGCCCGCTGCGGCGTCGCGGCCGCTGCTGGCCACCGCCGTCGACGGCTGGGCGGATGTCTCGTCCTGGCCCGATGCGGCCTCGGTCGAGCTCGTCACCCTCGTGCTCGACGCTCCCGCGCTCGCGGCCGCGCCGCGCGGCACCGGCGTGCTCGTGGCCGCCGGCACGCCGGGCGTCGCCGCCAAGGCGCTCACGCACTCGAGCGCGAAGTGGTCGTGGGTCGCCGAGCTCGCCGCACCGCATCAGGTGGTCCGCCTGTCGTACGGCCGCGCAGGCGGTCCGAACCCGCTCGACGGCCGGACCGATGCGGAGGTCGCCGACCTCGCGCTCGCGGACGCCGCCGCACTCACCGGCATCCCGCTCGACCGCTCGATGCTGGTCGCCGCGGGCCGCACCGCCTGGCGCGACGCCCTCTCGCACGCCGCGCTCGGCCAGCGCGACCGCGTGCGGTTCGTCGAACAGGCGATCGCCGCGGTGCCCGGGCTGGAGGTCACGGGGTCGTGGCTGGCCGGCACGGGCCTCGCCTCGGTGGTGCCGCACGCGCGTGCCGCCGCCGCGCGGATCAGGCACCTCGCCGTCGCCGGCGACGCCGGCGACGCATAG
- the hemE gene encoding uroporphyrinogen decarboxylase has protein sequence MILPPQHPLSAGLTTDSRLVRAYRGERADTTPVWFMRQAGRSLPEYRDLRVGTRMLDACLDPAMAAEITLQPVRRHGVDAGIFFSDIVVPLKLVGVDVEIQPGRGPVFGRRYDDAAAIAELTAIDPAGLDAAAAPITEAVQRTVAELNETAPAGRETGSTPLIGFAGAPFTLAAYLAEGGPSKDHLAARTLMHADPGAWAALMHWTAELTGRFLRTQVLAGASAAQLFDSWAGALSLDDYERHVAPASARALSFVHDLAYGTGVAAGEPDAAGSDAATQTVPVVHFGVGTGELLGAMRGVGADAVGVDYRIPLDVAAARVGAGVPLQGNLDPALLAAPWAVLEAAVRDVLRRGQAAPAHVFNLGHGVPPETDPTVLTRVVELVHEAGA, from the coding sequence GTGATCCTTCCCCCGCAGCATCCGCTCAGCGCCGGCCTGACCACCGACTCCCGTCTCGTCCGGGCGTACCGCGGGGAACGGGCCGACACGACGCCCGTGTGGTTCATGCGGCAGGCGGGCCGCTCGTTGCCCGAGTACCGCGACCTGCGCGTCGGCACCCGCATGCTCGACGCATGCCTCGACCCGGCCATGGCCGCCGAGATCACGCTCCAGCCCGTGCGCCGCCACGGGGTCGACGCGGGCATCTTCTTCAGCGACATCGTCGTGCCGTTGAAGCTCGTGGGCGTCGACGTCGAGATCCAGCCCGGTCGCGGCCCGGTGTTCGGACGCCGGTACGACGACGCCGCGGCGATCGCCGAGCTCACCGCCATCGATCCCGCCGGGCTCGACGCCGCGGCCGCGCCGATCACCGAGGCCGTGCAGCGCACCGTCGCGGAGCTCAACGAGACGGCGCCGGCCGGCCGCGAGACGGGGTCGACTCCGCTCATCGGGTTCGCCGGCGCACCGTTCACCCTCGCCGCCTACCTCGCCGAGGGCGGGCCGTCGAAGGATCACCTCGCCGCGCGAACGCTGATGCACGCCGACCCGGGGGCGTGGGCGGCGCTCATGCATTGGACGGCGGAGCTCACCGGCCGGTTCCTCCGCACCCAGGTGCTCGCGGGCGCCTCAGCGGCGCAGCTGTTCGACTCGTGGGCCGGCGCCCTCTCGCTCGACGACTACGAGCGGCACGTCGCGCCCGCCTCGGCACGGGCGCTGAGCTTCGTCCACGATCTCGCGTACGGCACGGGCGTCGCCGCCGGCGAGCCCGATGCCGCCGGTTCGGATGCCGCGACGCAGACGGTGCCCGTCGTCCACTTCGGCGTCGGCACGGGCGAGCTCCTCGGCGCGATGCGCGGCGTCGGTGCCGATGCAGTGGGCGTCGACTACCGCATCCCGCTCGACGTCGCCGCGGCCCGGGTCGGCGCGGGCGTGCCGCTGCAGGGCAACCTCGACCCCGCGCTGCTCGCCGCACCCTGGGCGGTGCTCGAGGCCGCCGTGCGCGATGTGCTCCGCCGCGGACAGGCCGCCCCGGCCCACGTCTTCAACCTCGGTCACGGCGTGCCGCCCGAGACCGACCCGACGGTGCTCACGCGCGTCGTCGAGCTGGTGCACGAGGCGGGCGCATGA
- a CDS encoding glutamyl-tRNA reductase: MLICLTASHKNAGFDMLERLSATADDAGRRLIAGHESVQGAVVVATCNRFEAYLDLDAPEGDSPVDAVHGAIRSVGDVSGLEPDELRASFGFAHGNAVAAHLFAVASGLESVVVGEGEIAGQVRRSLERARAEGTTTPELERLFQRAAQTSRQVKNRTGLGAEGRSLVRLALDLAESRITDWSATKILLVGTGRYAGASLAALRERGAVDLAVYSPSGRGARFAASHDLPAVARDDFARAAAAADVIVTCTLAEHHVIDRALLEAGAERLAGETAPVRTLDGGIVPEPERRRLVIDLGLPRNVDPDVAGLAGVELLDLETIKFHAPMEEFGSTDAARDIVRAAARDFGQVGEELDLAPTVVALRRHVFDVLDAEIARSRARGDDDGRIEAALRHMAGVLLHTPMVRSREHARAGRQREFIDAVEALFGVQADPASSIAAPRAETPREAAAGGDAPSF; encoded by the coding sequence GTGCTCATCTGCCTCACCGCGAGTCACAAGAACGCCGGGTTCGACATGCTCGAGCGGCTTTCGGCGACCGCGGATGACGCGGGGCGACGGCTGATCGCCGGCCACGAGTCGGTGCAGGGCGCCGTCGTGGTCGCCACCTGCAACCGGTTCGAGGCGTACCTCGACCTCGACGCCCCCGAGGGCGACTCCCCCGTCGACGCCGTGCACGGCGCGATCCGCTCCGTCGGCGACGTCTCGGGCCTCGAGCCCGACGAGCTCCGCGCGAGCTTCGGCTTCGCACACGGCAACGCCGTGGCCGCGCACCTGTTCGCCGTCGCCTCCGGCCTCGAGTCGGTCGTCGTGGGCGAAGGCGAGATCGCCGGCCAGGTGCGGCGGTCGCTGGAACGGGCGCGCGCCGAGGGCACCACGACGCCAGAACTCGAACGGCTCTTCCAGCGCGCGGCGCAGACGTCGCGGCAGGTGAAGAACCGCACCGGCCTCGGCGCCGAGGGCCGCTCGCTCGTCCGCCTCGCGCTCGACCTCGCCGAGAGCCGCATCACCGACTGGTCGGCGACGAAGATCCTCCTCGTCGGCACCGGCCGCTACGCGGGCGCGTCGCTGGCCGCGCTCCGCGAGCGCGGCGCCGTCGACCTCGCCGTGTACTCCCCCTCCGGCCGCGGCGCCAGGTTCGCGGCATCCCACGACCTGCCGGCCGTCGCTCGCGACGACTTCGCGCGTGCCGCCGCGGCGGCCGACGTCATCGTCACCTGCACGCTCGCCGAGCACCACGTGATCGACCGCGCCCTCCTCGAGGCCGGCGCCGAGCGGCTCGCCGGCGAGACCGCGCCGGTGCGCACGCTCGACGGCGGCATCGTGCCCGAGCCCGAGCGTCGTCGGCTCGTGATCGACCTCGGCCTGCCGCGCAACGTCGACCCCGATGTCGCGGGCCTCGCCGGCGTCGAGCTGCTCGACCTCGAGACCATCAAGTTCCACGCGCCCATGGAGGAGTTCGGCTCGACCGACGCCGCACGCGACATCGTGCGCGCCGCGGCCCGCGACTTCGGCCAGGTCGGCGAGGAGCTCGACCTCGCCCCCACCGTCGTGGCGCTGCGTCGCCACGTCTTCGACGTGCTCGACGCCGAGATCGCCCGGTCCCGGGCCCGCGGCGACGACGACGGACGCATCGAGGCCGCGCTGCGCCACATGGCCGGCGTGCTCCTGCACACGCCGATGGTCCGCTCGCGCGAGCACGCACGTGCCGGCCGCCAGCGCGAGTTCATCGACGCCGTCGAGGCGCTGTTCGGCGTCCAGGCCGACCCTGCGTCGAGCATCGCCGCTCCCCGTGCGGAGACGCCGCGCGAGGCGGCCGCCGGGGGCGACGCGCCCTCGTTCTGA
- a CDS encoding GNAT family protein: protein MTPSADPPALRLPFDASGLAADPLTTERLRLRPLETSDAPDVWEYQRLPEVLRYIPWPERSEEEAYEHTRTRAGMRRLVAAGDGVILAMELVGEPSVAADQAAGRNRVVGDVMLRVSNAEHAQLEIGWVLHPAFQGRGLAAEAAGAALAFAFERLRPHRVQAILDARNTASARLCERLGMRREATILEEEFHDGAWEDTAIYGILAREWAERG, encoded by the coding sequence ATGACCCCCTCAGCCGACCCGCCCGCCCTGCGCCTTCCGTTCGACGCGTCCGGATTGGCCGCCGACCCGCTCACGACCGAGCGCCTGCGGCTGCGCCCCCTCGAGACCTCCGATGCGCCCGATGTCTGGGAGTACCAGCGACTGCCCGAGGTGCTCCGCTACATCCCGTGGCCCGAGCGGTCTGAGGAGGAGGCGTACGAGCACACCCGCACGAGGGCTGGCATGCGGCGACTCGTGGCGGCGGGCGACGGGGTCATCCTCGCGATGGAGCTCGTGGGCGAGCCATCCGTGGCGGCCGACCAGGCGGCCGGGCGGAACCGCGTCGTCGGCGACGTGATGCTGCGGGTCTCCAACGCCGAGCATGCTCAGCTCGAGATCGGCTGGGTGCTGCACCCGGCGTTCCAGGGCCGCGGTCTCGCCGCCGAGGCGGCGGGCGCGGCGCTCGCGTTCGCATTCGAGCGGTTGCGTCCGCACCGGGTGCAGGCGATCCTCGACGCGCGCAACACGGCCTCGGCTCGGCTCTGCGAACGGCTCGGGATGCGTCGTGAGGCGACCATCCTCGAAGAGGAGTTCCACGACGGCGCCTGGGAGGACACCGCGATCTACGGCATCCTCGCCCGGGAGTGGGCCGAGCGGGGCTGA
- a CDS encoding glycine--tRNA ligase translates to MAAPSRLDSVITLAQHRGFVFQAGEIYGGSKSAWDYGPLGVELKENIKRQWWRYMVQSRDDIVGLDSSVILPKQVWEASGHVEVFSDPLVECLHCHKRYREDHLVEEFEEKKGRAPEGGLAEIVCPNCGTRGQWTEPRAFSGLLKTYLGVVDDESGLHYLRPETAQGIFVNFANVLQAARMKPPFGIGQIGKSFRNEITPGNFIFRTREFEQMEMEYFVEPGTDEEWFDYWVQHCWDWFVDLGIDPEHIRLYEHPKEKLSHYSKRTIDIEYRFGFAGSGWGELMGVANRTDFDLSTHSEHSGKDLSYFDQAKNERWVPYVIEPAFGLTRALMAFLVDAYHVEEVPNAKGGTDSRTVLKLDPRLAPVKAAVLPLSRNEKLSPLARELAAKLRRNWNVDFDDAGAIGRRYRRQDEIGTPFCITVDFDSLEDDAVTVRDRDTMQQERVPLAELEGHLAARLVGA, encoded by the coding sequence GTGGCCGCACCCAGCCGTCTCGATTCCGTCATCACGCTCGCCCAGCACCGCGGGTTCGTCTTCCAGGCGGGTGAGATCTACGGCGGCTCGAAGTCGGCCTGGGACTACGGGCCCCTCGGCGTGGAGCTGAAGGAGAACATCAAGCGCCAGTGGTGGCGCTACATGGTGCAGAGCCGCGACGACATCGTCGGCCTCGACTCCAGCGTCATCCTGCCGAAGCAGGTGTGGGAGGCCTCGGGCCACGTCGAGGTGTTCTCCGACCCGCTCGTCGAGTGCCTGCACTGCCACAAGCGGTACCGCGAAGACCACCTCGTCGAGGAGTTCGAGGAGAAGAAGGGCCGGGCGCCCGAGGGCGGCCTGGCCGAGATCGTCTGCCCCAACTGCGGCACGCGCGGGCAGTGGACCGAGCCGCGCGCCTTCTCCGGCCTGCTGAAGACCTACCTCGGCGTCGTCGACGACGAGTCGGGCCTGCACTACCTCCGCCCCGAGACGGCCCAGGGCATCTTCGTGAACTTCGCCAACGTGCTGCAGGCGGCGCGCATGAAGCCGCCGTTCGGCATCGGCCAGATCGGCAAGAGCTTCCGCAACGAGATCACGCCGGGCAACTTCATCTTCCGCACCCGCGAGTTCGAGCAGATGGAGATGGAGTACTTCGTCGAGCCCGGCACCGACGAGGAGTGGTTCGACTACTGGGTGCAGCACTGCTGGGACTGGTTCGTCGACCTCGGCATCGACCCCGAGCACATCCGCCTCTACGAGCACCCCAAGGAGAAGCTCTCCCACTACTCCAAGCGGACCATCGACATCGAGTACCGCTTCGGCTTCGCCGGCAGCGGTTGGGGCGAGCTCATGGGCGTCGCGAACCGCACCGACTTCGACCTCAGCACCCATTCCGAGCACTCCGGCAAAGACCTGTCGTACTTCGACCAGGCGAAGAACGAGCGCTGGGTGCCCTACGTCATCGAGCCGGCGTTCGGTCTCACCCGGGCCCTCATGGCCTTCCTCGTCGACGCGTACCACGTCGAGGAGGTGCCGAACGCGAAGGGCGGCACCGACAGCCGCACGGTGCTGAAGCTCGATCCGCGCCTCGCGCCCGTGAAGGCGGCCGTGCTGCCGCTCAGCCGCAACGAGAAGCTGTCGCCGCTCGCGCGTGAGCTCGCGGCGAAGCTCCGCCGGAACTGGAACGTCGACTTCGACGACGCCGGGGCGATCGGCCGCCGCTACCGCCGCCAAGACGAGATCGGCACGCCGTTCTGCATCACCGTCGACTTCGACTCGCTCGAGGACGATGCGGTGACGGTGCGCGACCGCGACACCATGCAGCAGGAGCGCGTGCCGCTCGCCGAGCTCGAGGGGCACCTGGCCGCGCGGCTCGTCGGGGCGTAG
- a CDS encoding NUDIX domain-containing protein — translation MPQLPDLLVSAIALIRDRRVLMVTAREREVYYMPGGKIDPGETAAEAAAREAFEEVALRLDPASLDELFEVRTQAHGEPDGRQVRMRVFRAETDASPEASAEVGAVHWVTTADADRCPPAGRAVLTRLAASGLID, via the coding sequence ATGCCTCAGCTGCCCGACCTCCTCGTCTCCGCCATCGCCCTCATCCGCGACCGTCGCGTCCTCATGGTGACGGCGCGTGAGCGCGAGGTGTACTACATGCCGGGCGGCAAGATCGATCCGGGCGAGACGGCGGCGGAGGCGGCCGCGCGCGAGGCGTTCGAGGAGGTCGCGTTGCGCCTGGATCCGGCGTCGCTCGACGAGCTCTTCGAGGTGCGCACGCAGGCGCACGGCGAACCCGACGGCCGCCAGGTGCGGATGCGCGTCTTCCGCGCCGAGACGGATGCCTCGCCCGAGGCGTCGGCTGAGGTCGGCGCCGTGCACTGGGTCACGACCGCCGACGCCGACCGCTGCCCGCCCGCCGGCCGTGCGGTGCTCACCCGGCTCGCGGCATCCGGCCTCATCGACTGA
- a CDS encoding ATP-binding cassette domain-containing protein, producing the protein MTLLQLDDVHVTYKLPGRGTLRAVDGVSFDLAPRQVLGLVGESGCGKSTLARAVCGLESLSGGEITFQGRRIGPLGLKRRDPALLRIQMVFQNPYASLNPRRTIGSQIEDGLRANPTRDAWSVPDLLEHVELDPASRTRYPHQFSGGQRQRVAIARAIAAGPELLIGDEPIASLDASLQARIAILMRNLALETGAGLLFISHDLSVVRVIADDVAVMSAGRIVERGPVDEVWTDPKEPYTQRLLAAIPAVDGMGVLPG; encoded by the coding sequence ATGACGCTGCTGCAGCTCGACGACGTCCACGTGACCTACAAGCTCCCCGGCCGGGGGACGCTCCGCGCGGTCGACGGCGTGAGCTTCGACCTCGCGCCCAGGCAGGTGCTCGGCCTGGTCGGCGAGTCGGGCTGCGGCAAGTCGACGCTCGCCCGCGCCGTCTGCGGCCTCGAGTCGCTCTCGGGCGGCGAGATCACGTTCCAGGGTCGACGGATCGGCCCGCTCGGGCTGAAGCGTCGCGACCCGGCGCTCCTGCGCATCCAGATGGTCTTCCAGAACCCGTACGCCTCGCTGAACCCGCGACGCACCATCGGCAGCCAGATCGAGGACGGCCTCCGGGCGAATCCGACGCGCGACGCGTGGAGCGTGCCGGATCTGCTCGAGCACGTCGAGCTCGACCCCGCGAGCCGGACGCGCTATCCGCACCAGTTCTCCGGCGGCCAGCGGCAGCGTGTCGCGATCGCCCGGGCCATCGCCGCCGGCCCCGAACTGCTCATCGGCGACGAGCCGATCGCCTCGCTGGATGCCTCGCTGCAGGCGCGGATCGCGATCCTCATGCGCAACCTCGCCCTCGAGACCGGCGCCGGGCTGTTGTTCATCAGCCACGACCTCTCGGTCGTGCGCGTCATCGCGGACGACGTCGCGGTGATGAGCGCGGGCCGCATCGTCGAGCGCGGACCGGTGGACGAGGTGTGGACCGACCCGAAGGAGCCGTACACGCAGCGCCTGCTCGCCGCCATCCCGGCCGTCGACGGCATGGGCGTGCTGCCCGGCTGA